Proteins encoded within one genomic window of Limisphaerales bacterium:
- a CDS encoding SDR family oxidoreductase, protein MFSLKNKNAIVTGAGSGIGQAIARALAKQGAVVDILEINLEGAAETLEAIQADGGTAAAHECDVTDQAGTAAVFKKIADNRGQLDCLINNAGVAHVGNVLTTSEEDFDRVLNVNVKGVYNCLKAGVAHMQHSGGAIVNIASTVSVMAIDDRFAYSTSKGAVLTMTYSVARDYLKQGIRCNAILPARIHTPFVDGFIQKNYPDNADEMFKKLSEAQPIGRMGKPDEVAAMAVFLCSDEASFITGCPYPVDGGTLYIR, encoded by the coding sequence GTGTTTTCACTTAAGAACAAAAATGCTATTGTCACCGGAGCCGGCAGCGGTATCGGACAAGCCATTGCCCGCGCACTCGCGAAACAAGGGGCCGTGGTGGATATTCTCGAAATAAACCTTGAGGGGGCAGCTGAAACCCTTGAAGCCATCCAAGCCGACGGCGGCACGGCCGCTGCACATGAATGCGATGTGACCGATCAGGCGGGAACAGCCGCTGTTTTCAAAAAGATTGCCGACAATCGTGGACAGCTTGATTGCCTGATAAACAATGCCGGGGTTGCGCACGTCGGAAACGTATTAACCACCTCTGAAGAAGATTTCGACCGCGTGCTCAACGTAAACGTGAAAGGCGTTTATAACTGCCTCAAAGCAGGAGTTGCCCACATGCAACACAGTGGCGGTGCCATCGTCAATATCGCCTCCACCGTAAGCGTGATGGCCATCGACGACCGCTTCGCATACTCCACCAGCAAAGGTGCCGTGCTGACAATGACCTATTCGGTCGCACGCGATTACCTCAAGCAGGGCATCCGTTGCAATGCCATCCTGCCCGCACGCATCCACACACCGTTTGTCGATGGGTTTATTCAGAAAAACTACCCGGATAACGCTGACGAAATGTTCAAAAAACTTTCTGAAGCTCAACCAATTGGCCGCATGGGGAAACCGGACGAAGTTGCTGCGATGGCCGTGTTCTTGTGCAGCGACGAAGCCTCTTTCATCACAGGCTGCCCCTACCCTGTAGACGGCGGCACATTATACATTCGATAA
- a CDS encoding fumarylacetoacetate hydrolase family protein, with protein MKLIRVGNPGEEKPGVLSENGTRTNVSAFGEDYDETFFGSDGPARLAVWIQQQNNLPSFDDHARLGPPLTRPSKLICIGLNYKAHAEESGTQLPPEPVIFFKATSAIVGPNDDLVIPRNGDKTDWEVEMAFVIGKKANYVDEANALDHVAGYLLHNDYSERAFQLERHGQWVKGKSCDTFAPLGPFIATADEVPDPQNLNLWLKVNGEQLQDSNTSDMAYGVQHLVHYLSQFMTLLPGDIISTGTPSGVGLGFDPPRFLQPGDVVELGITGLGESKQTAVSAT; from the coding sequence ATGAAACTTATACGAGTTGGTAATCCCGGAGAGGAAAAACCCGGCGTGCTCTCCGAAAACGGTACGCGCACTAATGTCAGCGCTTTTGGCGAGGACTATGACGAAACATTTTTCGGATCCGATGGGCCCGCACGATTGGCTGTTTGGATTCAACAGCAAAACAATCTTCCTTCTTTTGACGACCACGCGCGCCTCGGCCCACCCCTGACTCGCCCGAGCAAGCTCATTTGCATCGGCCTCAACTACAAGGCCCACGCGGAAGAAAGCGGAACACAACTGCCGCCCGAGCCAGTAATTTTCTTCAAAGCCACCAGCGCCATCGTCGGCCCGAATGACGACCTCGTCATCCCCCGCAACGGTGACAAAACTGACTGGGAAGTTGAAATGGCATTTGTCATCGGGAAAAAAGCAAACTACGTCGATGAAGCAAATGCCCTCGACCACGTGGCCGGCTATCTTTTGCACAATGATTACAGCGAACGCGCGTTCCAACTCGAGCGCCACGGCCAATGGGTGAAAGGGAAAAGCTGTGACACGTTTGCCCCCCTCGGCCCTTTCATTGCCACCGCCGACGAGGTGCCCGATCCCCAAAACCTCAATCTATGGTTGAAGGTAAACGGCGAACAACTTCAAGATAGCAACACCAGCGACATGGCCTACGGAGTACAACATTTAGTACACTACCTGAGCCAGTTCATGACATTACTGCCCGGCGATATCATCAGCACCGGCACCCCCAGTGGAGTTGGGCTCGGCTTTGATCCTCCACGATTTCTGCAGCCCGGAGACGTGGTCGAACTGGGCATCACCGGTTTGGGCGAATCCAAACAAACTGCAGTTTCAGCAACCTAA
- a CDS encoding Lrp/AsnC family transcriptional regulator yields the protein MDELLKLLREDASLTPAQIAGRLNLVEVEVESKIKELETTGVILGYRTVINEEKLEVDIVRAVIEVKITPEREGGFDRLASRIARFDEVQSCYLMSGGFDLMVVVEGTDLKSVSSFVSEKLATLQGVISTVTHFMLKPYKEQGVLMGGEFSDEKLAVSP from the coding sequence ATGGATGAGTTGTTGAAATTATTGCGCGAAGATGCGTCGCTTACGCCCGCGCAAATAGCGGGTCGCCTGAATCTCGTTGAGGTGGAGGTGGAATCTAAAATTAAGGAACTTGAAACGACCGGTGTCATCCTCGGTTACCGTACGGTCATCAATGAGGAAAAGCTGGAAGTGGATATTGTTCGTGCGGTGATTGAAGTCAAAATCACCCCCGAGCGTGAAGGCGGTTTTGACCGGCTTGCTTCCCGAATTGCTCGTTTTGATGAGGTGCAGAGCTGTTATTTGATGAGTGGTGGCTTTGATTTAATGGTGGTCGTCGAAGGGACAGACCTGAAATCTGTTTCATCATTCGTCTCCGAAAAACTGGCCACCCTTCAGGGCGTCATTTCGACCGTGACCCATTTTATGCTCAAACCGTACAAGGAACAGGGCGTGCTAATGGGCGGGGAGTTTAGTGATGAGAAATTAGCGGTGAGCCCATAG
- a CDS encoding dihydroxy-acid dehydratase family protein — protein MAEPENKLRSENWFNNPGNPGMTAIYAERYLNFGMTLDELQSGRPIIGIAQTGSDLTPCNRVHLQTAERAAAGIRDAGGVPLIFPVHPIQESCRRPTAALDRNLAYLGLVEILHGYPLDGVVLTTACDKTTPALLMAAATADLPAIVLSGGPMLDGWHKGELAGSGTMIWEGRKECAEGKISYEEFMEQVAASSPSVGHCNTMGTALSMNSLAEALGMSLPGCAAIPAAYRERMQMAYATGVRIVAIVGEDLRPSQILTREAFENAIVMNTAIGGSTNCPIHLNAIARHIGVPLDLADWQTVGYDVPLLVNCQPAGTYLGEAFYRAGGMPAVARELIEAGRIHTGAMTVSGQTIGENYSEVPPPDREVIFAYDKPMQEQAGFLVLSGNLFDGALIKTCVISDGFRERYLSAPGEENCFTVRAVVFEGPEDYHARIDDPDLGIDDRCMLVVRGCGPVGYPGSAEVVNMQPPAALIKQGIRTLPTLGDGRQSGTAASPSILNVSPESAAGGNLALLQTGDEIRVDLNQCTVELLVDDEEIAKRREEFTASDLKHQTPWQELYRANVGQLSTGGCLEMATKYHCVSDCIARHNH, from the coding sequence ATGGCTGAACCTGAAAATAAATTACGCAGCGAAAATTGGTTTAATAACCCGGGCAACCCCGGCATGACCGCGATTTATGCGGAACGCTATCTAAACTTCGGGATGACACTCGATGAATTACAATCCGGGAGGCCAATCATTGGCATCGCCCAAACCGGCAGCGATCTCACGCCGTGCAATCGTGTTCACTTGCAAACCGCCGAGCGCGCGGCGGCTGGGATTAGGGATGCGGGTGGTGTGCCGTTGATTTTTCCAGTGCATCCGATCCAGGAAAGTTGCCGTCGCCCTACGGCAGCTCTGGATCGTAACCTGGCCTATCTCGGTTTAGTGGAAATTTTGCACGGGTATCCACTGGACGGGGTTGTGCTGACCACTGCCTGTGACAAGACCACCCCCGCTCTGTTAATGGCCGCGGCGACGGCGGATCTTCCCGCCATCGTGCTAAGTGGCGGGCCGATGCTGGATGGTTGGCATAAGGGTGAATTGGCCGGATCCGGAACCATGATTTGGGAGGGGCGCAAAGAATGTGCCGAAGGGAAAATCAGCTATGAGGAGTTTATGGAACAAGTGGCGGCCTCCTCCCCAAGTGTCGGGCATTGTAATACGATGGGCACGGCGCTCTCGATGAATTCACTGGCCGAGGCGTTGGGCATGTCATTGCCGGGTTGCGCCGCAATCCCCGCGGCATACCGCGAACGAATGCAGATGGCATACGCAACCGGCGTGCGCATCGTGGCCATAGTGGGGGAGGATTTGCGCCCGTCACAAATCTTAACGAGAGAGGCATTTGAAAATGCAATTGTGATGAACACAGCGATTGGGGGATCGACCAATTGCCCCATTCATCTTAATGCCATTGCACGGCATATTGGCGTGCCGCTGGATCTTGCTGACTGGCAAACGGTGGGCTATGATGTGCCACTATTAGTCAACTGCCAACCGGCGGGAACCTATCTCGGCGAAGCATTCTATCGGGCGGGCGGCATGCCGGCTGTGGCCCGGGAATTGATTGAGGCAGGGCGCATCCATACCGGGGCAATGACGGTAAGCGGGCAGACGATTGGAGAAAATTATTCCGAAGTGCCGCCGCCGGATCGCGAGGTTATTTTTGCATACGATAAGCCAATGCAGGAGCAGGCAGGTTTTCTGGTGCTGTCGGGCAATCTGTTTGACGGGGCATTGATCAAGACCTGCGTCATTAGTGACGGCTTCCGGGAACGATATCTTTCCGCGCCCGGCGAAGAAAATTGTTTCACCGTTCGTGCGGTGGTGTTTGAAGGGCCGGAAGATTATCATGCGCGAATCGACGATCCCGATTTGGGAATCGATGATCGTTGTATGTTGGTCGTTCGGGGGTGCGGTCCGGTGGGATATCCCGGCTCGGCGGAAGTGGTCAATATGCAACCCCCGGCGGCTCTGATTAAGCAGGGCATTCGCACGCTCCCCACATTGGGCGATGGCCGGCAAAGCGGGACTGCCGCAAGCCCGAGTATTTTAAATGTATCCCCGGAATCAGCCGCCGGCGGAAATCTGGCGCTGCTTCAAACGGGTGATGAAATTCGTGTGGACCTGAATCAATGCACGGTTGAATTGCTGGTGGACGATGAGGAAATAGCCAAGCGCCGTGAAGAGTTTACGGCTAGTGATCTTAAACACCAGACGCCCTGGCAGGAATTATACCGTGCAAATGTGGGGCAGCTTTCGACCGGTGGGTGTCTGGAAATGGCCACGAAATATCATTGTGTCAGCGATTGTATCGCGCGCCATAATCATTAA
- a CDS encoding alanine--glyoxylate aminotransferase family protein, producing MSHLKLHIPGPVEVSETTWRAMSMPMIGHRSRDFQNLYGKIQPQLQQLLGTERLVYLSTSSAWGIMEGAIRNLAQRKLLCCMCGAFSDKWLNVAERCGIAAEGLQVDWGSPILPEAVETKLATGEFDALTLVHNETSTGVMNPLDAIAKLKGKYPDVMFIVDSVSSMTAVPIHFDALGIDVLLAGTQKAWALPPGLSVFTCSEAALNRAAQAKTRGYYFDFIEFQKNAEKNMTPSTPSIPHINGLSHKLDEFFAEGLDTRYARHRATNQMTRDWATKHSFTLLPEAGYESISLTCLNNGAREGGTVVDVPKLQSAMKEKGILIDGGYGKLKGKAFRLSNMGDETVETMADLFAKLDMAMEEVS from the coding sequence ATGAGTCATTTGAAACTTCACATTCCAGGCCCAGTTGAAGTCAGCGAAACCACTTGGCGCGCGATGTCGATGCCGATGATCGGCCATCGTAGCCGGGATTTTCAAAACCTCTACGGAAAAATCCAACCCCAACTCCAACAATTGCTCGGCACGGAACGGCTTGTTTATCTCAGCACCTCCTCCGCGTGGGGCATTATGGAAGGCGCCATCCGAAACCTCGCCCAACGCAAACTGCTCTGCTGTATGTGCGGCGCGTTTTCTGACAAATGGCTGAACGTCGCAGAGCGCTGCGGCATTGCCGCCGAAGGATTGCAGGTGGATTGGGGCTCACCCATTTTGCCTGAGGCGGTGGAGACCAAGCTCGCCACAGGCGAATTTGACGCTCTCACCCTGGTACATAACGAAACCTCCACCGGCGTGATGAATCCGCTGGATGCCATCGCGAAGCTAAAGGGAAAATATCCCGATGTGATGTTCATCGTTGATAGCGTAAGCTCGATGACTGCCGTGCCGATTCACTTCGACGCACTTGGCATCGACGTCCTACTCGCAGGCACGCAAAAGGCGTGGGCATTGCCGCCGGGCCTTTCCGTGTTTACCTGCTCCGAAGCGGCGCTCAACCGCGCGGCCCAAGCGAAGACACGCGGTTATTATTTTGACTTCATTGAATTTCAGAAAAACGCTGAGAAAAATATGACGCCCAGCACGCCGAGCATCCCACACATCAACGGGCTCTCGCATAAGCTGGACGAATTCTTCGCCGAAGGTTTGGACACCCGCTATGCGCGGCATCGGGCCACCAACCAAATGACCCGCGACTGGGCCACAAAGCACAGCTTCACGCTGCTGCCCGAAGCCGGTTACGAATCCATCTCGCTCACTTGTCTAAACAACGGCGCACGCGAGGGAGGCACGGTTGTGGATGTGCCGAAGTTGCAAAGCGCGATGAAAGAAAAAGGCATCCTCATCGATGGCGGCTACGGCAAGCTCAAAGGCAAAGCGTTTCGGCTCTCGAATATGGGAGATGAGACGGTGGAAACGATGGCCGATCTGTTCGCCAAATTGGATATGGCGATGGAAGAGGTGAGTTGA